A region of Necator americanus strain Aroian chromosome I, whole genome shotgun sequence DNA encodes the following proteins:
- a CDS encoding hypothetical protein (NECATOR_CHRI.G794.T1), producing the protein MAVRGLIADEKRPCACLETHVDSRDGLPGSAEPGLTHDILLSLTSVQPKACNQVTGKCKGGGLESPTTNKLHMSTPGERKFPKTHRTIGLQLAHGF; encoded by the coding sequence ATGGCGGTTAGGGGACTAATCGCAGAcgaaaagcgaccttgtgcttgcctaGAGACGCACGTGGATTCaagggatggactccctggttctgctgagccaggactgactcatgacatccttttATCCCTCACGTCGGTCcagccaaaagcctgcaatcaagtgactgggaagtgcaagggaggcggtttggagtcgcctacaacaaataagctccacatgtccactccgggagaacgaaagttcccAAAAACTCATAGGACTATAGGCTTGCAActtgcccatgggttttaa